The genomic window AGTACTAGCATATATTTATATATTATCAAAATGGAGACATAAGTTTTGCCTCATCAATTAATTAAGGGAGAAGAATAGTGGTTCATTACATGCAACATGATTATAATATATCATTACTCTCCCGACATTGCCCAACTTTTTTTGCACCCGCGGTGACCCTCTCAATGATGCCGAAAATGGTAGGTGGTCGTGTTGATTTGTGGCAGAAAACATGTGCATTCCTCTCATTCCAAAGGATCCAATCAATGAGCATGGTGACATATGCCACGCCTCTCTATTGGGAATGTTATTGGCCACCATATCGGTCCGCCAATCTTTGGTAGAATGAGCCACCGCCCAAGTCAAAGTGTTAATTGCATGTAGCCCAAGCCAATCTTTAACCAAGTTCCAAATCCTAACGGTGAAGCGTCATTTGCAGAAtaagtgatgtagggtagaaccctaattggTCCAATCTTTCACACTTGGAGGTGGAGAAGGATGAACCAAGAGGAACAAAAAGAGAAACACTTGAGACAAGAACACAAGTCACACATCCACTATCTCCACAAATCCCATACAAGCACatagatccacaatcaacaaaagGACACAAGTAAAAGAGGTGGTTCTCCCCAAATCCATGGAGGAATTCGGGCCTTGTAGGGGTAGTTCTTCACAAGCCTATAAGAGAGGTGGGGGCTTGCATCCATCGAGGATCTTCCAATGAAGGGGGTCTGCATCCACTTGGGGGATCCTCCCTTAGAGGGGTCTTAGTCTCCAACGAAGAGGTAGATGAGCAAATCTCTCTAGGTTTTAGTTCAATATGCTTTGCTAACCCCAGGAAGGAGGTAGGGgacgagtatatatagtctagggggggtGAGAGAGGAGTACACGGGTCGAACCCCGAGTGGTTGCGGGCAGTCAGTACCAGACGTCTGGTAGTCACTGGATGTCCGGTGTTGGCCGATGTCCGATGGCTTGACGGGGGTCGGATGTCCAGTGGAGATCGGACTTTTGGTAATATTCGTCGTTTTGGTTCTGGACTAGTGTGGCTGGATTTCCGGCGAGGACCAGATGTCCAGTGTCTTGGGACGCGGCGGATGTCCGTTacttgccggatgtccggccgctgtagagtTGATATGTGGCTTGTTTTCCTGGGGGGTTCTCCTCGTGTTGCACCGGATGTTCGGTGGTCCTACCGGACGTCCGATGGTTGTAGCTTTTTTGCAACCTTCCTTCTTGATTCTCTTGCTCCGCTTCTATGCCATCTTGTCCATCGCTCCTAGCTTCTCCATGCTCGcatccttggtacctaagcacgcATAGCAcatccgtttgaggtagtaaccatgtctcacatgtatgGAAGGGAGAATCACTAAGGTGCGAATTAATCTCATGTTCAATGGTGCGTGCGCGAGCTTTTTTCATAGGTCCACTTGGCTCTTGAGGAATTGgtgtagtgtacatggggatgagcgTAGGGTGCTCCGCACCAATAAGTGAACTCCGATCTCTTGTGCTCTTTGGCAAAGCGAGCAAAGGCCACATTTTTTCCAACCTCGACTAGTCAAGTGACCGCATGTCCAAATCCTATCTTGCATTGCAAGTCACACAAAGAATTTAACCTTAGGTGGAGCTCAAGCACCCCAAATGGTGCACCTCAAGGTTGTGCTGGTAGACCTAATGAATTGAGCATTGTATGCCGAGGCCGAAGAGTAGACACCCAAGGTCATCCTCAACCTCAAACCGGAGCTGAATATCACGAAGGACCCAAAGGGAGTCAAATTCTGGCGTCTGACCTGACGGCCTCATGATTCGTGATGCTAAAAAGTGTATTGATGAGCTGAAACTTGTGATTTGTGAAGTAAACAGTACATCCTAGCTTTTACTCAAATATATTGTGCAAATTTCATTTTGATACATGTAGAGCAAAACATAAGCCACATAGCCACAAATTGTAATGTATAGAGGCTGCGTCATTTAATTCGGAATGTATAGAGGCTGCGTCTTTTATTCGGATCAGAGGGAGTACAATTTTTTGTTGCCATATAATCATTTAATTACAGTAATAATAACAAAAAATATTGCTATATAATAATAAAAATTGCAAAAATAATCACTTATTTAGTCACAGATCAAGATTCCATGAGTCAATTAAGTGAACAACCAAACAAGCAAATTTGTATCCATTCCCATTTCAATTTCCTTGCTGAATTGGTATTCCAGTCAATTCAATGTGTAGCCCTCCAATACAAATATCCAAACAGAGCATAAGGTGCTGCGTAGAGTTTTTGTTTTTCGAAAAGGGTGCTGCATAGAGTTGATTACATCAAGATTTATCTTTAGGATCCAAGCATATTCAGGTTCACATGTAGTAACATACGAGTACAGCTATCGTTGTCCTTGTACGTGTCGTATCTGGCAATGACACTGATAATTCTGTTTGGTCGCACCATTTTTACATGTTTTATCATTTGGGTGGAACCTATAATCTGCAAAGGGAAAAAACAGTTGGATATCTTGTCCAGGCTATGTTCATCCTTATAAAAGTATAGCTTTTTTATTCAGGCACTAATTTTTCGGCAGCTACTTTTACACAGGAGCCTATAAAATGAGTGATGAGCGTGATGAAGGTATGAAGCTACAAACTCTGGATACAGGATAAAGATATTCATGGCGCAGTCTCATTATGTACATTTATATCAGAAGCTCGACTGCTTGCTTTGGAGTTGGGACCTCAAAATCTTCTGGTTTTCGTAAAATCTGCACGAAGTTGTACAGTTTTGCCTACAGCCTTCTCCCCAGATCGCATGATCCATACAGACATCGACCACTCGAAGAGACATAGATGACCCGGAACCAAGTTCCTTCAGCTCGAGAAGCTGTCAGTCGGCACAATTGTACCTCCCTCACCGACAACAAGATCTGAGCACCACAAGAAATTGACATGTCCCCACTACTCCAGTTGCAGAACGGAGTCCTGCAGAATATGGCACTGCCTTAATTCCGCTGGATCATCCCAGAGAGCGGGGGACCAACTTGCAAGATCAGAAGGTTGATAAAAGCCATTGTCATTTGTCAACTTGGTACCTGCACCAAAATGTAACACGAAATTTAATGTTGGAGAACCTAAATAGCGCACGTGCAACAAGTGGCGAGCCAGTGCATGCTTACTCCTGCAACAACACAGGAAACTATGACGATCACCCTTCACCGGAGCATACAGAATGATGCACTACAAATCTACAATCGCTTAGCATAGAAGTTTGCAATGTTACTAAAGGCCGGAGGAATCCCCGGCAAAAATAGAAGCTAGAGGTGGGAATTCACAGTATAGCAAAACCGTTTTAATTTTGGAGATGAACCTAGCAATTTAGTTTCTGATATCAGACGAAAGTGTCAGAAAAGGAAGGAACGAATATGCCCACCATTGCTGTCCCTTTCATCAGTTGCCTCTTGTATCAACAACTATGCAAGATACTAGAAACTACATGATTTAAATGCTGGAATAAATAAGAATGATATGCTTCAAGATCTTTTCACCTCAGAAACACCAGGGAAGTGCACATCCCTGGTTGAATGTCTGATGGTTACCGCTTCCATTGTCAAGGTCTCAGCAGAACCACCATGTATATAAAGTGATGATAGCCCAACATCAGAGATGCAAGCTCATGAATCCTAGCTCAAATATGTCTTCCATGGAGGAGCCTCTGCTGCCTCTATTCCAGCGTAATCAGAAGTACTCTTCCTCCAAGCAAGACAGAAGCAAATCATGCGATGTCACAAACAGGTGTGCACCTTCCTTTCATCCAGACACTAATGTCAAAGCTAGCCTCAATACTCTCAATCATCCTCCAGCCACTAATGAAAACACCAATATAGTATCCACACCGACTTTACAGCGGGTGTGTTCTTCACCTTCTATATTCACATCAATCAAAGAAGCTCCCAGTGCACATGAGCTTGACAAGCAAAGCCCTTCTGCACAATACACACCATCAATCACAAGGCAGGCTATTGTTAGTGTCATCCTATACATCTCAATAGGAGTCATTGTGTACATGACAAATGTTGAAGGCTTCAAGGGGAAATCCACGTTTAAGTTAGTGGATGCCCTGTACTTCACCATCATAAGCTTGTGCACCATTGGGTATGGTGACATAGTCCCTTGCACTACCTTCACAAAGGTGTTCACATGCTTGTTTCTACTAATAGGTGTTCGCTTTGTTGACATTATGCTAAATGGGTTGTTGACAAATGTGCTAGACAAGCAGAGAACAGTCCTACTTAGCACAATGGATGATAATAAGCTGAACAGGGTATTTGACACGTACATGATCGATGCTGAAAAGAAAAGGTCAAGAGGGAAGATGAAAGTACTACTTGCACTAGGCGTTGTTGCAGGGTCTATCTCAATTTGTACAATCATAGTACATGAGGTGGAGGGCCTAAACTGGATTGACAGCTTCTATTTATCAGTCATTTCTGTGACAACAGTTGGATATGGGGATTATGGCTTCTCAACTACAGCTGGAAGGCTCTCCGCGACCGTGTGTCTGTTGGTGAGCACTTTGGCAGTTGGCAAGGCATTCTTGTTCCTAACGGATCTAAGGATGGACAGAAGGAACCGACGAACTACAAAATGGATCCTCCAGAAGAAAATGGACAATGAGCCACTTGCTGCAGACCTTGATAACGATGCATCTGTAAGGTATTGTAAATTTTCCATCAATTACCATGTCAAGGAATTTTGTACTTGAACATGCGCTTCTACTCTGCTGCTTATCTCGTATCCAATGATTACAGCATATTATTTCCTTATCTGAAAATTAAATTTATCTGATGATAGGATCTTTCTTAATTTCTTGCACGACAAAGAGCTAATAATTTGTCGTTCCTTTTAGTCTTTTACCAAACACGCAAGAAAACAATAAATATACTTGTGGTATGCATTGACACCTCAAAAACATACATGGAAGTTACTCTTCATCAGTTCATCACAACTTCTACATTGTTCTTCTCATTAAACTAATTCAAAAGTATGTTACTATGTCGCATTACAGGGCAACTATGCCTTTTACGTTCAAGCAAGCTACTTCACATGCGATTAACGTGTGATTGCCTTCTCCATATGCAACAGTAAACCAGACTTTATGATCTACAAGCTGAAAGAGATGGGGAAGATCGATGAGAAAGATGTCACGATGATCTCAGACCAGTTTGATCAGCTAGGCCTTGCAAAATGTGGAAATGTTGCTCTTGCTGACATAATTGGAAACTTATGAGTATGTATTATGTAAATGCTAGAAATATATCATGCCTCAGTGATAGATAACATCTGATACTTTGCTAACTAGCAATCAAAATCTAAACATGTACACGTGACCTATTTAATACCCTTTCATGTTACAAGTAGTCGAAACACTGTGTATCACTGTTGATCTTGGAGTCGTACATTGTCATATACAATTGAACTTGGAGTCATATTTCTTGTAATGTGGTTGGTCATAGCCACAGCTTCAAGGTTTCTTCACATATTTCTCACCCGGATTGTATGGATATGTAATTAAGGATACAGGGAAGAACTGGATAGTACGAGTTCAGTGCAGTGTAATTAAAGCAATGGGACAACTTACCAAAGAAAGAGACAGAGCTTGACAAGATGAACTCAATGTTTTGTAGTTTGCCATCATCTCAAGCCATCAGATCCACTCTCACTTACTGTGTTATCCGAAATCTTCGCAATCCTGGAAAAGTTAGTTACTGTAATGAAGCTCAAGCATATTCAGTTTGGGGATGCCAAAAAGAGCCAGATACAGAACATATATTAGTGCATTTGTGACTTTTCGTGCTCCTCCTTCAAGACTAACCTTTCTCTAGTTTCAGTTATAAGCTTCAATATGGTTGAtaatttgtgcaacttgtcatttATAGACTGCTGAGTGTCCAACTCTTTTGCTAATCGGGAACTGGAGTAGTGATCAATTTCGCATTGTAATGAACTCAGCTGTGAATCAATATGCTGCACAAAATCATCATATGCAGAATGATCATCCATGATGTTTGTTGGGTCATGGTCCTTGGAGAATGTGAAGCTATTAGCCATCTGAAGTTCACTTCTcttggattggccagccacgtttGAATCACTAGTCTCATCCACCCGATCATCAATTTTACCGGAGAACACTCTTATATGGTCATTGGAGTCTTCAACAGTAGCCGTCCCTGGACGCAACGCGTGTTCAATTAACATATTCTGCTTCACTGAAATAACCTGGATACAACAAACAATGTTTCAGATATATAGACGGatgaaatttggaaaaaaaatcctGAGTGGGAATGGTTTATGTGAGATGTCATTTATGTGTTGGTTGTTATTTGAAGGAAAAGCTTGTAACATTCATAAGTGATGTAATCAGCAGAATGATCACAAGAACAGTGTGACATTGTCTAAGTATGACTCAGCAATGAATCATGGGGTTTTGGTACAAGTTTTTTTAAAAAAGTATAAATTCTAAGAACCAAAAATTATCATATATCACATGATGATAAAAGAACATGTCATCACCTCACTAATCTTTGCGGAAAGCTTGTCAAGCAGCTCAATGCGCTCCTTTATGTTCTCCAAAGCATTGGTCAACTTCTTCTTCTGCACAAGTAATTCCACTGCCTCATTCTCTCTGCCCATCCGGACACTGACCACGGCTCTCTTCTTAAGATTCTCAGCGGCCTCGGTCAACCGCACAAGCCTCACCCGAGCACTGTTTGCTACAAGGAAAAAAAACACAGTCAGTAAAAAGGATGTGGTGCACTTGTGTCTTTGCAGTGATGAGTATTCTAGAAATAAACTGTGCACTAGTGCAGTGCAACAATATGGTGTGCCCCTATCCACAGAGCGCTGGACTCAAACTCATTTTTACGATCTCTAGACCCGAGCATACTATGTAGTAGAGATTGGCGAGACCTACTGCAATCTTTGGAATCGCAATCATTGTCCGCAATTTAGTAGCACAAATATGTAGAATGAAATACACAAGCTCCTCCTACGGAGTACGGACTCAGCATTCCAGTTTCCGGAAGAAGAACGCAGCCATGGCGATGGAGTTGAGGAGTTAGTATACCTTTGGATTGGGTGAGGTCGGCTTCGGCGTGGAGTTGGAGGAGCTGCTCCCGCAACCGGTCGAACGTCGACGGGGCCGGGGCCGGGGCCGGGCCACCGCCTCGGCTGGATGCCGCCAGGACGAGCGGCCGAGGGGCCGCCCTCGCGCGCCTCCACCCTGCCCTCGCGGCAGGAGGCGGCGGGGGCAGCGGCGCCACTAGCGACGACGCGAAGGCCATCTCCTCCCACAGCCCCTCACCGCGGCACTCCACCGGACAAAGGGAACGGTCTAGGCGCTGAAAGCGGAATGCAAGCTCTACGTAACCAGGTCCTTAAGACAGAAAACCGTATCTCTACGTCAACGCCCTGCGAAGGCGTACTTAGCGGTGCTTCAGGCTTCAGTTGTGTGAAGATCAATCGCAGTTCAGATAATACGTCTGCCCGTTTGGAAGATCGCCAACTTTGCAGCTACCGGTCAAGTCCATGTACTACAGTTTCACGCGTCGAATCGAATAATTTCGTTTAATTGTAACAACAGGGGAGAAAATCCAAGTAGGCCGAATTTTGTTTGTTGGTTCCAACCTGACAGTCCATTTGGACGACGACGGCCGGTCGCAACGGTGGGTAAATTCGCAGNNNNNNNNNNNNNNNNNNNNNNNNNNNNNNNNNNNNNNNNNNNNNNNNNNNNNNNNNNNNNNNNNNNNNNNNNNNNNNNNNNNNNNNNNNNNNNNNNNNNNNNNNNNNNNNNNNNNNNNNNNNNNNNNNNNNNNNNNNNNNNNNNNNNNNNNNNNNNNNNNNNNNNNNNNNNNNNNNNNNNNNNNNNNNNNNNNNNNNNNNNNNNNNNNNNNNNNNNNNNNNNNNNNNNNNNNNNNNNNNNNNNNNNNNNNNNNNNNNNNNNNNNNNNNNNNNNNNNNNNNNNNNNNNNNNNNNNNNNNNNNNNNNNNNNNNNNNNNNNNNNNNNNNNNNNNNNNNNNNNNNNNNNNNNNNNNNNNNNNNNNNNNNNNNNNNNNNNNNNNNNNNNNNNNNNNNNNNNNNNNNNNNNNNNNNNNNNNNNNNNNNNNNNNNNNNNNNNNNNNNNNNGGAGCTCCCCGCGTACAGTGCCGATGCCTCTACGCTCCTCTTGCTAGCTAGCCTAACCAATTTCCTGGGCAAGTAGCAGCCATGCAACTTGAAGCCTTTTCCCATGAACATGGATGGATGGCCTGTATGCTGCTCAATTAAAAGGTAAAATCTTCTTCTCCGTCGGTAATTTATTTATTACGATGTGCGTTCCGATTTGTATTCGTAAATTCATTGTTCATGTTTACATTGTCCTGCTCTGATACTCACATTTCACATACAGTCTATGCATGCGCCCGGCATGAACGTACGTACTGTATAGGTGGAAAACAGTCGGTGTTCCCTTTGTGTGTGTGCGAATCCCTTTTTCTTTGCTTgcacacgtacgtacgtacgtatacGTGCTGATATATTATCCTGCGTACCATCAGTCAGTTGCACGGGCAATCTGAATCTCTGGTGGGTGAACCCTGAGAAGAAGAGTAGCCGAAGAAGAAAGATCTGGGGTATTCCTTTCCTGAATTCAGTCGACATCAGAATCAATTCGGACAGGCCACCCCACGGGTATGGCAAAATGCAACGGCGGCACGCGTTGTCACAAAGATGAGCTGTACGCGTCTCGACTCTCTCTCGACCATATGTAGACGGATAGACCTGCAGGTTTATGAGCTGCACCCACTCTATTTTGGCCACTCGGTAGCAGGCCGCATGAGTAGCAGGTGAACACATTGATTGATTAATTCGCACCTTCTACAAATCTTATGTATGTGCAATCCATACATTACATCCTCGTACTACTGGTTTTCATCACACAAACAAACGTCGCCAGATCCGTCAAGCAATTCATGTGTAGTACTTACACAGTATCTGCTCATCAACTAATTCGCGATTACTACAGTGCATTTGTAAATCTGCATCAGCTAGATAGCGCCACCCTGATCGTTCATCACACCCTTGTGATCAGCGGCCAACTGGCGCTCATTCATCAAGGAATCGAGAAACGAGGTGAAGGTGTCGTCGTCCACCATTGGACACCCCATCACGTCTTCGAAGCCTCCGCGGGAAGCAGCGTAGTCGGCCAGAAGCTGGTCACCGAAACCTTCGAAGCCATCGGCGTCGACGCTCATCGTCGCGGCGAGGTCGTCATTGCCTCCGTCGCCTGGGTTGTCATGGCCGTCGGATCCAGTTCCAGCGGCAGACGAGGTGGGCAGCACTGGCCCTGGCGGGGGCGGAGGTTGCGGCGGTACGACCACCGGCGCTGCCGTCGTCTTGTGGGTAGCAGCTGCCGTCTTGCCGGGAGCAGCGGCGAGCGGCATGTGCGTCCGCGGGTCGAGGCCCTGGGCGATGAGCTTCTTGCTGAGGTGCGAGTTCCAGTAGTTCTTGATCTCGTTGTCCGTGCGCCCCGGCAGCCTCCCGGCGATCAGCGACCACCTGCGTGCACCGCCACATCCATAAGTCTAGCATCTGCATAGACGCACTTCAGGAAGTAGGTCACGTGCACGCACCGGTTGCCGAGGACGCGGTGGAGGCGGAGGATGAGGTCCTCCTCGTCCTCGGCGATGGGACCGCGCTTGATGTCCGGCCTGAGGTAGTTCATCCACCGCAGGCGGCAGCTCTTgccgcagcgcagcaggcccgCCCGCCGCGGCAGCGTgcgccaccgcccctccccctcccgcgcCACGAACCGCACCAGAACCTCGTCCTCCTCCGCCGTCCACGGCCCCCGCTtcagcggcggcggcgccgtcgacTGGGCCTGGCCGTCCTCGCTCCGGGCTCCATGCTGCGCCGGCGGCTTCCGTCGTGCCATCGACCAGTCTCGGCTCCGTGCgcctggagagatgcggaggacgGCTGGCTTTGGATTTTGGCTCCTCGGTCCTCACTCGATCGCCTGGCTTCTGCTTTTCTCGGACGCTTTTTCTGAGACTGAGAGGGGTTTGGTCGCTTTTCTCGCCGTGCGCCGCAGCGCCACCTCCCGGAGAGGCAACGGTCGGTGGGGTGGTTTGTTTCTTCTGCGCGGCGGTCTGTTCCGCTTCCGGAAAACGGAGGAATTTCGTGTCACGGCCGCGCCGTGTCACGCGCAGGCTCTACCTGATCGGGGGCAAACCAAAGGATGCCGAGACGGGCGCCGGCTACCTCCAAATTAGAACGTGCCGCCACCATACATCGCTGCACTGGATAGTTCTCTCTTTTTTTCAGGGGACCTGCACTGGATAGTTCGCTTAAGTTTTTAATTTCTAAAAAAAAATCAGGtttttccttaattatttttttGGTGAAATGGGAATAACTCATATGGCCAGATTCTTTGTGATGGAACCAATTCACCATGATTTCTTTTTTGAATGGTCACCGAGGAGAAaggctccccacctgaatatatgtCAAAGAATTCCAATGTTACACAGAGTTACGGGTTTCTAGAAGAGAGGAACTCACGCCACATGTTGGCGTGGCTCATGAGAGTTTGAGACTTAAGCCTATGAGATCGGACTAGATCATCAAGAATAGCAATAATCCTAGCCCTAGCATCAATCTCTAAGCTTTGAAAGACCTTCTTGTTTCTTGCATCCCAGATTTTACACAAGATGAGAAGGGAGTAACCGTCGAGGGCAAAGTGTCCGGGAGAGGTGATTGGAAAAACTGTCCAATCGGTGCAAACGAGGGCTGAATACCAATCACCTGCCAAATCCGCACGGTAGCCGGGCAAGTGAAGAAAAGATGATCGCGGTCTTCCACTGTGTGGCCACACCTAGGACAAACACTGGAGTCCAGGATGTTCTTCCGTTGCAAGTTCCTCCTGGTGTTAATGCGATCCAGGTAGACCAACCAACCGAAGATCATCACCTTCTTCGGGACCCTAGAATCCCAAATGATCATAAGAGCGGGGTCGGCGAGCTAGTCTGTGAGAGCCGCATAGGCCCCCCGAGTGGAGAAGGCCGCCCCATTAAGTACCGCCGAGTATCCGGGACATGCGAGAGAGTCACACCCTGCAACAAGGAGTTTAGAGAGGCAAGTTCTGCAATCGCAGTAGTGGTTAGACGATTATGAAGAGTAAGTTCAATCCCATCCTGCAAAATAGTGTCGACCATGGCATTTTGGTTGGTGTGGTGGGAAAAAGAGCTGGGTATACTAGAGCCAGTGGCTCAGGCTTGAGCCAACGATCTAGCCAAAAGAAGGTGGAGCAACCATCACCAATGGTGCATTGTGAAATCTCTCTCGGGCTTTGAAGGTGTTTAAAAATAGTTTTTGCCAGGAAGGAGTTGTTCTTACCATGCCAATTAATGTGAAGTGGGGAGTGATGTAAGACCCAGTCCTAGTCCTTCGAGGGAAGGTTGGAGGAGTGTAAAAACGTATAGGCAAATTTCAGCAGCAAGCAAAAGTTTTGTACACGCGGGTTCTTAACACCTAGACCACCAACTACTTTGGGGGTGCAAACCTTATCCCAAGCCACCAGACACTTAGCCCCGGAGCAAGTCTCATCGTTAGAATAGAAGAAGGTGCGTCTATGTTTGTCGATAGCTTCCAAGACCTGGATGGGGAGTGAGAAgcacaacatgaagtaagtagggagaCTATCCAAAACCGCTGAGAGGAGGACCAGCTTACCTCCGCGGGAGAGTAGAAGGGCACacatgttgggaaacgttgcatggaaaacaaaaaagattctacgcacacgcaagatctatccatggagatgcatagcaacgagagggggagtgtgtctatgtaccctcgtagaccgtaagcagaagcgtttagtaacgcggttgatgtagtcgaacttctttgcgctccaaccgatcaagtaccgaacgtatgacatcttcgcgttcagcacatgttcagctcgatgacgtcctccgccttcttgatccagcaagacggcgggGTAGTGGATGAGCTCCggcaacatgacg from Triticum aestivum cultivar Chinese Spring chromosome 3B, IWGSC CS RefSeq v2.1, whole genome shotgun sequence includes these protein-coding regions:
- the LOC123070470 gene encoding two-pore potassium channel 2, with amino-acid sequence MIAQHQRCKLMNPSSNMSSMEEPLLPLFQRNQKYSSSKQDRSKSCDVTNRCAPSFHPDTNVKASLNTLNHPPATNENTNIVSTPTLQRVCSSPSIFTSIKEAPSAHELDKQSPSAQYTPSITRQAIVSVILYISIGVIVYMTNVEGFKGKSTFKLVDALYFTIISLCTIGYGDIVPCTTFTKVFTCLFLLIGVRFVDIMLNGLLTNVLDKQRTVLLSTMDDNKLNRVFDTYMIDAEKKRSRGKMKVLLALGVVAGSISICTIIVHEVEGLNWIDSFYLSVISVTTVGYGDYGFSTTAGRLSATVCLLVSTLAVGKAFLFLTDLRMDRRNRRTTKWILQKKMDNEPLAADLDNDASVSKPDFMIYKLKEMGKIDEKDVTMISDQFDQLGLAKCGNVALADIIGNL
- the LOC123070471 gene encoding uncharacterized protein yields the protein MAFASSLVAPLPPPPPAARAGWRRARAAPRPLVLAASSRGGGPAPAPAPSTFDRLREQLLQLHAEADLTQSKANSARVRLVRLTEAAENLKKRAVVSVRMGRENEAVELLVQKKKLTNALENIKERIELLDKLSAKISEVISVKQNMLIEHALRPGTATVEDSNDHIRVFSGKIDDRVDETSDSNVAGQSKRSELQMANSFTFSKDHDPTNIMDDHSAYDDFVQHIDSQLSSLQCEIDHYSSSRLAKELDTQQSINDKLHKLSTILKLITETRERIAKISDNTVSESGSDGLR
- the LOC123065558 gene encoding transcription repressor MYB5 — encoded protein: MARRKPPAQHGARSEDGQAQSTAPPPLKRGPWTAEEDEVLVRFVAREGEGRWRTLPRRAGLLRCGKSCRLRWMNYLRPDIKRGPIAEDEEDLILRLHRVLGNRWSLIAGRLPGRTDNEIKNYWNSHLSKKLIAQGLDPRTHMPLAAAPGKTAAATHKTTAAPVVVPPQPPPPPGPVLPTSSAAGTGSDGHDNPGDGGNDDLAATMSVDADGFEGFGDQLLADYAASRGGFEDVMGCPMVDDDTFTSFLDSLMNERQLAADHKGVMNDQGGAI